Genomic segment of Amphibacillus xylanus NBRC 15112:
CGCAACTTTTTCTAATTTTTGTACTATTTCTAAGTTTCATAAATATCAATTATAGTACTGTGCAAGCAGATGGAGCTGGGAAATTGGTACATGTCATCCCAATTGAAAAAGAGGTTGAACGAGGCTTAGAAGCATTTCTAAAGCGTACATTACACGAAGCAGAGGAAGCAAATGTTGACCATATTATTTTTGAAATTAACACACCTGGTGGTCGAGTAGATGCGGCTAACAATATTGGCGAAATCATTCAAAGTGTTAGCATTCCTAAAACGGCGTACATAAGAAGTCAAGCATTGTCTGCTGGATCATATATTGCATTATTTGCAGATCATATTTATATGAATCCACAAGCAACTCTTGGTGCAAGTGGAATCATTACAAGTGATGGCAATGAAGCTGATGAAAAGGCTCAATCCTATTGGCGAGAAGCAATGGGAAGTGCGGCTGAAGCAAAAGGTAGAGACCGATTATTTGCTGAGGCAATGGCGGATAAAGATATTGATTTACCAGAATATAATGCCCCTGCAGGTAAATATTTAACACTTGGACCAACTGCAGCACTAGAGGTAGGCTATTCAGAAGGTACTGTTAATCATCGTACAGAATTATTAGAAGAATTAGGCCTATCAGATGCTGAGATTGTGGAAGTTAAAATTACTCCAGCTGAAGAGTTTGCCCGCTTTCTAACCAATTCTGTCGTAGTATCGATTTTGTTAACGCTAGCTGGCTTGGGGTTAATCGTTGAATTATATACGCCAGGTTTTGGTGTTGCTGGATCGGTTGGAATTGTGTCATTAATTTTGTTTTTCTACGGCCACCTTGTTGCTGGTTTTGCCGGTTATGAAGTACTAGTTTTATTCGCACTCGGTATCGGTTTAATTATACTAGAATTTTTTGTGCCAGGTGGGATTATAGGTGGACTAGGTGCATTGAGTATTTTAGTAGCACTTTATTTGTCCGTACCGAACATTGTACATTTAAGTTATAGTATCTTAATTGCACTGCTTATTACGATTGGTGTTGCAGTCTTATTATATAGGCGAATTGGTCTGGAAAAAGGTTTATTTAGACATATCATTTTAAGTGATAAAGCAACAGCTGAACAAGGCTATACAGCTGTAGAAGAACGAACAGATTTAATTGGTAAAATTGGCACTGCCATCACACCACTAAGACCATCAGGTACAGTTGTGGTTGATGATGAAAGAATAGATGTTGTAACAGAAGGTGGTTTTATCCATCAGCAATCATTAGTTAAAATTATCTCTGTTACTGGTGCAAGAGTAGTCGTAAGTGAGATGAAAAATAAGGAGGAGAGTTAATGTTGGGTCAAACTACAAATGATTTACAATTTTTATTACCAATGATCATAATTGGTTTAATCGTGATCGCGATTATCGTCATTTTAACGTTTATCCCTGTTGCACTTTGGATTAGTGCATTAGCTGCAGGTGTAAGGGTTGGGATTTTCACACTAATTGGAATGCGATTACGTCGCGTAGTGCCTAGTCGAGTGATTAATCCATTGATTAAAGCACATAAAGCAGGGGTAGATGTCACGACAAACCAGTTAGAAAGTCACTACTTAGCAGGTGGTAATGTCGATCGAGTCGTTAACGCTCTAATTGCAGCTCAGCGTGCAAATATTAATTTAAGCTTTGAACGTGGTGCAGCAATTGATTTAGCTGGTCGAGATGTATTAGAAGCAGTTCAGATGAGTGTTAATCCTAAAGTTATTGAGACACCATTTATTTCAGGTATAGCGATTGATGGTATTGAAGTAAAAGCCAAAGCAAGAATTACGGTTAGAGCTAATATTGATCGCTTAGTTGGTGGGGCTGGTGAAGAAACGATTATTGCCCGTGTAGGTGAGGGTGTCGTTAGTACAATTGGTAGCTCAGAATCACATAAGAAAGTTCTAGAAAACCCTGATTCAATCTCTCATAACGTGTTAAACAGAGGTTTAGATTCAGGTACTGCATTTGAAATTCTGTCAATTGATATTGCAGATGTTGACATTGGTAAGAACATCGGTGCGATTTTACAAACTGACCAAGCCGAAGCAGATAAAAATATTGCTCAAGCTAAAGCTGAAGAGCGTCGTGCAATGGCTGTCGCTCAAGAGCAAGAAATGGTTGCGAAGGTTGAAGAAATGCGTGCCAAAGTTGTTGAAGCTGAA
This window contains:
- the floA gene encoding flotillin-like protein FloA (flotillin-like protein involved in membrane lipid rafts); the protein is MIIIGLIVIAIIVILTFIPVALWISALAAGVRVGIFTLIGMRLRRVVPSRVINPLIKAHKAGVDVTTNQLESHYLAGGNVDRVVNALIAAQRANINLSFERGAAIDLAGRDVLEAVQMSVNPKVIETPFISGIAIDGIEVKAKARITVRANIDRLVGGAGEETIIARVGEGVVSTIGSSESHKKVLENPDSISHNVLNRGLDSGTAFEILSIDIADVDIGKNIGAILQTDQAEADKNIAQAKAEERRAMAVAQEQEMVAKVEEMRAKVVEAEAEVPLALAEALRTGNMGVMDYMNYKNINADTVMRDSIGKISDDSDQE
- a CDS encoding NfeD family protein, giving the protein MRRSITQLFLIFVLFLSFININYSTVQADGAGKLVHVIPIEKEVERGLEAFLKRTLHEAEEANVDHIIFEINTPGGRVDAANNIGEIIQSVSIPKTAYIRSQALSAGSYIALFADHIYMNPQATLGASGIITSDGNEADEKAQSYWREAMGSAAEAKGRDRLFAEAMADKDIDLPEYNAPAGKYLTLGPTAALEVGYSEGTVNHRTELLEELGLSDAEIVEVKITPAEEFARFLTNSVVVSILLTLAGLGLIVELYTPGFGVAGSVGIVSLILFFYGHLVAGFAGYEVLVLFALGIGLIILEFFVPGGIIGGLGALSILVALYLSVPNIVHLSYSILIALLITIGVAVLLYRRIGLEKGLFRHIILSDKATAEQGYTAVEERTDLIGKIGTAITPLRPSGTVVVDDERIDVVTEGGFIHQQSLVKIISVTGARVVVSEMKNKEES